The following proteins are encoded in a genomic region of Bacillus sp. FJAT-22090:
- a CDS encoding deoxyribonuclease IV — MLLGSHVSMSGKEMLLASSKEAASYGANTFMIYTGAPQNTRRKPIEELNIEAGLEHMKENDISNIVVHAPYIINLGNTTKPETFALGVDFLQKEVTRTAAIGATQIVLHPGAHVGAGADAGIAKIVEGLNEVLTQEESVQIALETMAGKGSECGRTFDELAQIIDGVVNNHRISICLDTCHIHDAGYDIVNDFDGVLNEFDKIIGLDRLKVLHINDSKNVRGAAKDRHENIGFGEIGFEALQYIVHHPQLMHLPKILETPFVGVDAKSKQAPYKIEIEMLRSNTFTAEAIDALR; from the coding sequence TTGCTTTTAGGTTCACATGTTTCCATGAGTGGGAAAGAAATGCTTCTTGCTTCTAGCAAAGAAGCAGCATCATACGGTGCAAATACATTTATGATTTACACAGGCGCACCTCAAAATACACGTAGAAAACCAATTGAAGAATTGAATATTGAAGCTGGATTAGAACATATGAAAGAAAATGATATATCCAATATTGTTGTTCATGCTCCATATATTATTAATTTAGGTAATACGACAAAACCTGAGACATTTGCTTTAGGCGTAGATTTTCTACAAAAAGAAGTGACGAGAACTGCTGCAATAGGTGCAACACAAATCGTATTGCACCCTGGTGCTCATGTTGGAGCAGGAGCAGATGCAGGCATTGCTAAAATAGTAGAGGGTTTAAACGAGGTATTGACTCAAGAAGAATCGGTACAAATTGCACTCGAAACGATGGCTGGAAAAGGGTCAGAGTGCGGTCGAACTTTTGATGAATTAGCACAAATAATTGATGGGGTGGTTAACAATCACCGTATTTCAATATGTTTGGACACTTGCCATATTCATGATGCAGGATATGATATTGTGAATGATTTTGATGGTGTTTTGAATGAATTTGATAAAATTATTGGATTAGACCGTCTAAAAGTACTTCATATCAATGATAGTAAAAATGTTCGTGGAGCTGCAAAAGACAGACACGAAAATATTGGCTTTGGAGAAATTGGCTTCGAGGCACTGCAGTATATTGTGCACCATCCTCAATTAATGCATTTACCTAAAATACTGGAAACTCCATTTGTAGGGGTAGATGCAAAATCAAAACAAGCACCATATAAAATAGAAATTGAAATGCTTCGTTCAAATACTTTTACAGCAGAAGCAATAGATGCTTTAAGATAA
- a CDS encoding metal ABC transporter ATP-binding protein — MGKPLIQLQNVYYQYEQTEALKNISIKIEEGDFLAIIGPNGSGKSTLLKIILGLLKPTKGKVLLFGKPVPLFKEKELIGYVSQKSNAFNTGFPATVEEVVQSGLVKKAGLFRSYPKNVQNKVKEALTSVGMEKFAKKNIGDLSGGQQQRVFIARALVSDPKILILDEPTVGVDSKNVRSFYHMLSHLNREHQITIVLVTHDVDAVSKSISHVACLNQTIHFHGYKNEMDSMSDEQLEAWYGHSVRKVNHRNEGQL; from the coding sequence ATGGGTAAACCCTTAATTCAGTTACAAAATGTTTATTATCAATATGAACAAACAGAAGCACTAAAAAATATTTCTATAAAAATTGAAGAAGGGGATTTTTTAGCGATTATTGGACCTAATGGATCAGGAAAGTCAACACTTCTTAAGATAATTCTTGGACTCTTAAAGCCTACTAAAGGAAAGGTATTACTTTTTGGCAAACCGGTTCCTTTGTTTAAGGAAAAAGAATTAATAGGCTATGTTTCTCAAAAATCCAACGCATTTAATACTGGTTTTCCTGCAACAGTCGAAGAAGTAGTGCAAAGTGGGTTAGTAAAAAAGGCAGGACTTTTTCGTTCTTACCCTAAAAATGTGCAAAATAAGGTGAAGGAAGCACTTACTTCTGTAGGTATGGAAAAGTTTGCAAAAAAAAATATTGGAGATTTATCAGGTGGACAGCAACAACGTGTATTTATAGCTAGGGCTTTAGTTAGCGATCCAAAAATCCTTATTTTAGATGAACCGACTGTAGGTGTGGATAGTAAAAATGTTCGCTCGTTTTATCATATGTTATCTCATTTAAATCGGGAACATCAAATTACGATTGTATTAGTTACACATGATGTAGATGCTGTATCGAAGAGCATTAGCCATGTTGCATGCCTCAATCAAACAATTCATTTTCATGGTTATAAAAACGAAATGGATTCGATGAGTGATGAGCAATTAGAAGCTTGGTATGGTCACTCCGTTCGTAAAGTGAACCACCGAAACGAGGGTCAATTATGA
- a CDS encoding metal ABC transporter permease produces MIESIFQYQFLQNAFTSGLIIGVIAPLLGVFIVVRRLSLIADALSHVTLAGIAGSLYLSQSVGALALLNPLYLGIVASVTGSLFIERLRRLYKHYEELAIPIIMSAGLGFSAIFVSLAEGFSSDLFSYLFGSVSAVSRQDLYIVISIAIVVVVFLSLFYKELFVLSFDEEYAKASGLPAKWIHILFMIVTALVIAGSMRIVGILLVSSLMTLPVAAAMRIAKGFKQAIILSVLFGELAVIIGLVSAFYLNIAPGGTIVVTSIVILLLTITLKKISMKGVTSQ; encoded by the coding sequence ATGATTGAATCAATATTCCAATATCAATTTTTACAAAATGCATTTACTTCCGGTTTAATAATTGGGGTTATTGCTCCATTGCTAGGAGTATTTATTGTTGTTAGACGGCTTTCTTTAATAGCAGATGCTCTTAGTCATGTAACCTTAGCTGGAATAGCAGGTAGTCTTTACTTAAGTCAATCGGTTGGTGCTTTGGCACTTCTTAACCCGTTATATTTAGGAATAGTGGCTTCTGTGACGGGTTCACTATTTATTGAGAGATTAAGAAGACTTTATAAACATTATGAAGAGCTTGCGATTCCTATAATCATGTCTGCTGGGCTTGGTTTTAGTGCTATTTTTGTGTCACTTGCAGAAGGATTTAGCTCCGACCTTTTTAGTTATTTATTTGGTTCCGTTTCTGCTGTAAGTCGTCAGGATCTTTATATCGTAATCAGTATTGCAATTGTTGTTGTTGTATTTTTATCTTTATTTTACAAGGAATTATTTGTTCTATCTTTTGATGAGGAATATGCAAAAGCCTCTGGATTACCTGCAAAATGGATTCATATTTTGTTTATGATTGTTACGGCTTTAGTTATTGCAGGTTCTATGCGTATAGTTGGTATTCTTTTAGTCTCATCCCTAATGACTTTGCCCGTGGCTGCTGCTATGAGAATAGCGAAAGGTTTTAAGCAAGCAATAATACTTTCAGTACTATTTGGAGAGCTTGCCGTCATCATTGGATTGGTAAGTGCATTTTATTTAAATATAGCTCCAGGTGGAACAATTGTTGTTACGTCAATAGTTATCTTACTACTTACTATTACATTGAAAAAGATATCGATGAAGGGAGTAACTTCACAATGA
- a CDS encoding Fur family transcriptional regulator yields the protein MNIERAWDILKNEGYKKTDKREQILDIFSKTEKYITARDILNVMMVEHPGMSYDTIYRNLSTFVDLGILEETELSGEKHFRMQCEMDHHHHHFICMSCGNIKEINYCPMEVLQNAIPAYQIDSHKFEIYGKCPECH from the coding sequence ATGAACATTGAAAGAGCATGGGATATTCTCAAAAATGAAGGGTATAAAAAAACAGATAAGCGAGAGCAGATATTAGATATTTTTTCGAAAACAGAGAAGTATATTACAGCTCGAGATATTTTGAATGTTATGATGGTGGAACATCCAGGGATGAGCTACGATACTATTTATCGTAACTTGAGTACTTTCGTGGACCTTGGAATTTTAGAAGAGACAGAGTTAAGTGGAGAGAAACATTTTCGTATGCAATGTGAAATGGATCACCATCATCATCATTTTATTTGTATGTCATGTGGTAACATAAAAGAAATAAATTATTGTCCTATGGAAGTACTTCAAAATGCTATTCCAGCTTATCAAATTGATAGCCATAAATTTGAAATTTACGGTAAATGTCCAGAATGTCATTAA
- a CDS encoding 5' nucleotidase, NT5C type — MVIARFGIDIDGTVTCPTSLLPHINSAFNCNLQLDDIKEYDLTKAFSVDEKEFYEWFKKTESTIYASSPIQSDAHAVLSAWKEKYELYFISARGENVRDVTLNWFKEQELLYDHIELIGTHNKIETARKHGVHAFFEDKHDNAVEIHEELDIPVILFNTPYNQQPAPKGVIRVNNWIEANDWIEKEFALQRT, encoded by the coding sequence ATGGTAATTGCTAGATTCGGAATTGATATTGACGGGACAGTAACATGTCCTACTTCTTTACTTCCACATATTAATAGTGCCTTTAATTGTAACTTGCAATTGGATGACATTAAAGAATATGACTTAACAAAAGCTTTTTCTGTAGATGAGAAAGAATTTTATGAGTGGTTTAAAAAAACAGAATCTACCATTTATGCTTCATCCCCTATTCAATCTGATGCACATGCTGTATTGTCTGCTTGGAAGGAAAAATATGAGCTATATTTTATTTCTGCCAGAGGAGAAAATGTGCGGGATGTTACGCTTAACTGGTTCAAAGAACAAGAATTACTGTACGATCATATTGAATTGATTGGAACACATAACAAAATTGAAACGGCTCGAAAACATGGTGTGCATGCTTTTTTTGAGGATAAGCACGACAATGCCGTAGAAATTCATGAAGAGCTAGATATCCCAGTAATTCTGTTTAACACACCTTATAACCAACAGCCAGCTCCAAAAGGAGTTATTCGTGTTAACAATTGGATTGAAGCAAATGATTGGATTGAAAAAGAATTTGCATTGCAACGAACGTGA
- the ispG gene encoding flavodoxin-dependent (E)-4-hydroxy-3-methylbut-2-enyl-diphosphate synthase: MSEIIHRSKTRPVRVGNLTIGGSNELFIQSMTTTKTHDVEATVAEILRLEEAGCQIVRVACPDERAAYSIGEIKKRINIPLVVDIHFDYKLALIAIEQGADKIRINPGNIGRKEKVEAVVNAAKAKGIPIRIGVNAGSLEKKILEKYGYPTADGMVESALHHIKILEDLDFHDIIVSMKASDVNLAIEAYTKASQAFDYPLHLGITESGTLFAGSIKSAAGLGTLLSMGIGNTLRVSLSADPVEEIKVARELLKVFGLSSNAATLISCPTCGRIEIDLISIANEVEEYISHIKAPIKVAVLGCAVNGPGEAREADIGIAGARGEGLLFRKGKTVRKVPEETMVEELKIEIDKIAAEYFAQQELEKQEIEKQEV; this comes from the coding sequence ATGAGTGAAATAATTCATCGTTCCAAAACTCGTCCAGTTCGAGTTGGAAACTTAACAATAGGTGGAAGTAACGAGCTATTCATCCAAAGTATGACTACGACCAAAACCCATGATGTAGAAGCAACTGTAGCCGAGATTCTGCGACTGGAAGAAGCAGGTTGCCAAATCGTACGTGTTGCATGTCCAGATGAACGAGCGGCTTATTCTATTGGTGAAATAAAAAAACGTATTAATATACCACTTGTAGTGGATATTCATTTTGATTATAAGCTTGCTCTTATAGCAATTGAGCAAGGTGCAGATAAAATTCGTATTAACCCAGGTAATATTGGGCGCAAAGAAAAAGTAGAGGCTGTTGTAAATGCTGCAAAAGCAAAAGGTATTCCAATTCGTATTGGTGTAAACGCAGGTTCGCTTGAAAAGAAAATCCTAGAGAAATATGGTTATCCAACTGCTGATGGTATGGTTGAAAGTGCATTACACCATATTAAAATTCTCGAAGATTTGGATTTTCACGACATCATTGTTTCTATGAAGGCTTCGGATGTAAATTTAGCTATTGAAGCATATACAAAAGCTTCTCAAGCATTTGACTATCCTCTTCATTTAGGAATCACAGAATCAGGAACGTTATTTGCTGGATCGATTAAAAGTGCAGCAGGACTTGGAACTTTACTAAGCATGGGTATAGGAAATACATTGCGTGTATCGCTAAGTGCAGATCCTGTTGAGGAAATTAAAGTTGCTCGCGAATTGTTAAAAGTATTTGGTCTTTCATCTAACGCTGCAACGTTAATCTCTTGTCCGACATGTGGACGAATTGAAATTGACTTAATCTCAATCGCAAATGAAGTAGAAGAATATATTTCTCATATTAAAGCGCCAATTAAAGTTGCAGTATTAGGATGTGCTGTTAACGGACCTGGTGAGGCCCGTGAAGCGGATATCGGAATTGCCGGAGCACGAGGAGAAGGTCTGCTATTTAGAAAAGGTAAAACTGTACGAAAAGTTCCAGAAGAAACAATGGTAGAAGAACTCAAAATTGAAATTGATAAAATTGCAGCTGAATACTTTGCTCAACAAGAACTAGAGAAGCAAGAAATAGAAAAACAAGAAGTGTAA
- a CDS encoding DUF1189 family protein yields MNLLQLFKASLHSPKKIAAFRLIPIGKVMQYIFIYILLITSISFVQFINGISIQQANMEGLLEYFQEIQWLLYPFSFIFLFVLNTLLIFVRISIFAYVGVIILSLLKRKGEYRHLWRSTLFASTIPMLISVVVAFFNISTGYIQFFIYFVTLVYLFLACKYYPIKR; encoded by the coding sequence ATGAATTTGTTACAGCTGTTTAAAGCAAGCTTGCATAGTCCTAAAAAAATTGCAGCATTCCGACTGATTCCAATTGGAAAGGTTATGCAATACATATTTATATACATACTACTCATTACATCTATTTCATTTGTTCAGTTTATAAATGGAATTTCGATTCAACAAGCTAATATGGAAGGTCTCTTAGAGTATTTTCAAGAGATACAATGGTTGCTTTATCCATTTTCTTTTATATTTTTATTTGTTTTAAACACTTTGCTTATATTTGTACGGATTAGTATTTTTGCTTATGTGGGAGTGATTATCCTCTCACTTTTAAAAAGAAAAGGAGAATATAGACATTTGTGGAGAAGTACACTTTTTGCCAGTACTATTCCAATGCTAATTTCAGTTGTGGTTGCTTTTTTCAATATATCAACTGGGTACATACAATTCTTCATCTATTTCGTTACGCTCGTTTATCTGTTTTTAGCATGTAAATATTATCCTATCAAACGGTAA
- a CDS encoding Na/Pi cotransporter family protein gives MNLNWQEMLFEFFGGLGIFLFAIKYMGDALQKTAGDRLRDLLDRYTTNPLMGVLAGILFTVLIQSSAGTIVIVIGLVSAGFMTLRQSIGVIMGANIGTTIKAFIIGFEIGDYSLPIMATGAFLIFFFKRKILQNVGEVLFGFGGLFLGLDLMMSGMSPLQQLSSFTDITLSVSNHPLLGVIAGTVMTLFLQSSSASVAILQGFYAEHLISLKGALPILFGDNIGTTITAILASLGASAGAKRAAFSHVLFNVVGTLVFLILLTPFTLYIEWISEALSIENKMQIALAHGTFNVVNVILQFPLIGAWVFLLTKLIPGEDFNTKYKPKHLEEDFIEESPSIAIGQAKEEILRMGDLSVQGLEKTFYYLKDRNKNDADEANQIEDAINHLDTKIINYLVKISSQPLSSLDSNRHLMLMATVRDIERIGDHFENIIELIDYQDEHHFQLTEDALEDISEMFELTISTVKKAIEALDLNSDQLAREVAEQENVIDRMERKFRKNHFIRLNEGLCTGHAGVIFVDMLSNLERVGDHAVNIADAILGKRV, from the coding sequence GTGAATCTCAATTGGCAAGAAATGCTGTTCGAATTTTTTGGCGGATTAGGAATCTTCCTATTTGCCATTAAATATATGGGGGATGCCCTACAGAAAACGGCCGGGGATAGATTAAGAGATTTACTGGATCGTTATACTACAAATCCACTTATGGGTGTGTTAGCTGGTATACTATTTACTGTTTTAATCCAATCTAGTGCGGGAACAATCGTTATCGTCATTGGCTTAGTAAGTGCAGGTTTTATGACATTACGCCAATCAATAGGTGTAATTATGGGAGCTAATATTGGTACTACGATTAAAGCATTTATTATAGGATTTGAAATAGGTGATTATTCTCTGCCAATTATGGCGACAGGAGCATTTTTAATCTTTTTTTTCAAACGAAAAATATTACAAAATGTAGGAGAAGTCCTATTTGGATTTGGAGGACTGTTTTTAGGTCTAGATTTAATGATGAGTGGTATGAGTCCTTTGCAACAGCTTTCATCTTTTACGGATATCACATTGAGTGTAAGTAATCATCCTCTTTTAGGAGTCATAGCGGGAACTGTAATGACCTTATTTCTACAAAGTTCTAGTGCCTCTGTAGCAATATTACAGGGATTCTACGCAGAACATTTAATTTCTTTAAAAGGTGCTTTACCCATCTTGTTTGGTGATAATATTGGGACAACCATTACCGCAATCCTTGCCTCTTTAGGGGCATCTGCAGGTGCTAAAAGAGCAGCTTTTTCACATGTTCTTTTTAATGTAGTAGGAACACTTGTCTTTCTTATCTTATTAACCCCATTTACTTTATATATTGAATGGATCTCAGAAGCTCTTTCAATTGAAAACAAAATGCAAATTGCTCTAGCGCATGGAACTTTTAATGTAGTAAATGTAATCCTTCAGTTTCCTCTTATAGGAGCATGGGTATTTCTATTAACCAAATTAATTCCAGGGGAAGATTTCAATACGAAGTATAAACCGAAACATTTAGAGGAAGATTTTATAGAAGAATCCCCATCCATAGCTATTGGGCAAGCGAAAGAGGAAATTCTACGTATGGGTGATTTAAGTGTACAAGGTTTAGAGAAAACATTCTATTATCTCAAAGATAGAAATAAGAATGATGCAGACGAGGCAAATCAAATAGAAGACGCAATTAATCATTTAGATACAAAAATTATTAATTATTTAGTAAAAATTTCTAGCCAACCGCTATCCAGTCTGGATTCGAATAGGCATCTAATGTTAATGGCAACTGTTCGTGATATTGAGAGGATAGGAGATCACTTTGAAAATATCATCGAGCTAATTGATTACCAAGACGAACATCATTTCCAACTAACCGAGGATGCATTGGAGGATATATCTGAGATGTTTGAACTAACGATAAGTACAGTTAAAAAAGCAATAGAAGCTTTAGATTTAAATAGTGACCAGTTAGCTAGAGAGGTTGCAGAACAAGAGAATGTAATAGACAGGATGGAACGTAAATTTAGAAAAAATCATTTTATACGATTAAATGAAGGTCTATGCACAGGTCATGCTGGTGTAATTTTTGTTGATATGTTAAGTAATTTAGAAAGAGTTGGTGATCATGCAGTAAATATTGCAGATGCCATATTGGGGAAACGAGTATGA
- a CDS encoding DUF456 domain-containing protein, whose translation MEIIGWILIIASFIIAFIGTFYPIIPSVVFMILGYIIYGLFFSFSELTWLFWVIQLLFVVLLFSADMVANAFGVKKFGGTKAGLWGSTIGLIVGPFVIPVAGILVGPFLGAVLAELIVTREGIKQATKSGIGSLIGFLTSSIVKIIILVVMLFIFLIFV comes from the coding sequence ATTGAAATTATTGGATGGATTTTAATAATAGCTAGTTTCATTATTGCGTTTATCGGAACTTTTTATCCTATTATTCCTTCTGTTGTATTTATGATATTAGGATATATTATTTATGGGTTATTCTTCTCTTTTTCAGAACTAACATGGCTGTTTTGGGTAATTCAATTATTGTTTGTCGTCTTATTGTTTAGTGCAGATATGGTTGCGAACGCTTTTGGAGTAAAGAAGTTTGGTGGAACAAAAGCGGGTTTATGGGGAAGTACTATTGGTTTAATTGTTGGTCCATTTGTTATTCCCGTAGCAGGAATATTAGTTGGACCTTTCCTTGGAGCGGTGTTAGCGGAACTAATTGTTACACGAGAAGGGATAAAACAAGCTACTAAATCAGGGATAGGCTCTCTTATTGGTTTCCTTACTTCATCCATAGTCAAGATTATCATTCTTGTGGTGATGTTGTTCATTTTTCTTATTTTTGTTTAG
- a CDS encoding superoxide dismutase: MAYELPELPYAYDALEPHIDKETMNIHHTKHHNTYVTNLNNAVSGKSDLENKSVEELIANLDALPEDIKTAVRNNGGGHANHSLFWQLLSPNGGGNPSGELAEAIDSKFGSFDAFKEEFAKAATTRFGSGWAWLSVANGELEVSSTANQDSPIMEGKTPLLGLDVWEHAYYLNYQNRRPDYIGSFWNVVNWDEVSKRYAAAK; encoded by the coding sequence ATGGCTTACGAATTACCAGAACTACCTTACGCGTATGACGCACTAGAACCACACATTGACAAAGAAACGATGAATATTCATCACACTAAACATCACAACACGTACGTTACTAATTTAAACAATGCGGTTTCAGGCAAATCCGACTTAGAGAACAAATCGGTTGAGGAGTTAATTGCTAACTTAGATGCATTACCAGAAGATATCAAAACTGCAGTACGTAATAATGGTGGTGGACATGCTAACCATTCATTATTCTGGCAACTTCTTTCTCCTAACGGTGGGGGAAATCCATCTGGTGAATTAGCAGAAGCAATCGATTCTAAATTTGGAAGCTTTGATGCATTCAAAGAAGAATTCGCTAAAGCTGCTACAACTCGTTTTGGGTCTGGCTGGGCTTGGTTATCAGTTGCTAATGGAGAATTAGAAGTTTCTTCTACAGCAAACCAAGACTCTCCAATCATGGAAGGTAAAACTCCATTATTAGGCTTAGATGTATGGGAACATGCTTACTACTTGAACTACCAAAATCGTCGTCCAGACTACATCGGCTCTTTCTGGAATGTAGTAAATTGGGATGAAGTTTCAAAACGCTACGCTGCAGCAAAATAA
- a CDS encoding peptidoglycan D,D-transpeptidase FtsI family protein — translation MRKIPNKRAQSVKAKQRANITFRMNILFFSIFLLFTLLILRLGYLQIVKGEDYTRAIERTEEVPVNTSVPRGRIFDSQGRIMVDNEPQLAITYTKMQTTKSEEMFEIAKELSLLIEKKADGITKSDLQDFWLRKYPKEALKLVSEEERNKIEKNEELEEKEINAEINRLTRSRIPEEQLEAFTPEELEIIAIYREMASGYALSPQIIKGEDVTDEEFARVSERLGDLNGVNTTTDWRRVKTSSLAILGTASLPKEGIPKDRLDYYLSRDYSRNDRVGKSYIEQQYEDVLQGQKSVVKNITDGKGRVIDIKTVYDGEPGKDLVLSMDSEVQLAQEEILGQKLLELKTGNGASAKYLDRAFFIMMDPNTGEVLSMVGKRVEKNAKTGKYEIKDYAFGSFTTAYEVGSTVKPGTLLTGYRENVISPGDVLVDEPIRIKDSAPKSSVFNRSGRIPLNDLEAIERSSNVYMFKTAYGLAGRTYKENQSISFGPEAFQKMRNGYAQLGLGVPTGIDLPGEVTGVIGGVEDGKLLDLSIGQYDTYTPLQLAQFVSTIANGGKRIQPRVVKEIREPSADGVKMGKVVKEFQPNVLNTVDNSQEEINRMRQGMQRVYSGAKGTARSAFGTAPFNGAGKTGTAQSFFYDATIKNPKERNIRTVNLTHIGFAPYDNPEIAYALVIPHASLESSYKTNVSTGIARQLVDKYFEIQLKNGALKDSEEAMPIPTIKPAFTNEKIDEEETNN, via the coding sequence ATGCGAAAAATTCCTAATAAACGTGCACAAAGTGTAAAGGCTAAACAAAGGGCCAATATTACATTTCGCATGAACATTCTTTTCTTTTCTATTTTCCTGCTATTTACATTATTAATCTTGCGATTAGGCTATTTGCAAATTGTCAAAGGAGAAGATTATACAAGGGCAATAGAACGAACGGAGGAAGTTCCTGTAAACACAAGCGTTCCTCGTGGTCGTATTTTTGATAGTCAAGGTCGTATCATGGTAGACAATGAGCCTCAACTTGCGATTACCTATACGAAAATGCAGACGACCAAGTCAGAAGAAATGTTCGAAATTGCGAAAGAGCTTAGTTTATTAATTGAAAAGAAAGCAGATGGAATTACAAAAAGCGATTTACAAGATTTTTGGCTTCGTAAATATCCAAAGGAAGCTTTAAAGTTAGTCTCCGAAGAAGAACGAAACAAAATAGAGAAAAATGAAGAGCTTGAAGAGAAAGAAATAAATGCTGAGATTAACCGACTAACTCGAAGTCGGATACCTGAGGAGCAACTAGAGGCATTCACTCCAGAAGAATTAGAAATTATTGCTATCTATCGTGAAATGGCATCAGGATACGCACTGTCTCCTCAAATTATTAAAGGGGAAGATGTGACAGATGAGGAATTTGCAAGAGTTTCCGAAAGGCTAGGGGATCTAAACGGCGTTAATACAACAACTGATTGGCGTAGAGTAAAAACATCTTCTCTTGCTATACTAGGAACTGCATCATTGCCGAAAGAGGGTATACCAAAAGACCGATTAGATTATTACTTATCAAGAGACTACTCTAGAAATGACCGGGTAGGAAAAAGCTATATTGAACAGCAATATGAGGATGTTTTACAAGGTCAAAAAAGTGTAGTAAAGAATATCACAGATGGTAAAGGGCGAGTAATTGATATTAAAACTGTCTATGATGGGGAACCAGGAAAAGATTTAGTTTTATCCATGGATAGTGAAGTTCAATTAGCGCAAGAAGAAATTTTAGGGCAAAAACTACTTGAATTAAAAACAGGAAATGGAGCATCTGCAAAGTATTTAGATAGGGCTTTCTTTATCATGATGGACCCTAACACGGGAGAAGTTCTATCCATGGTTGGTAAGAGGGTAGAAAAAAACGCTAAAACAGGAAAGTACGAAATAAAGGATTATGCTTTCGGATCATTTACAACAGCGTATGAAGTAGGGTCTACAGTAAAGCCTGGAACATTGCTTACAGGATATCGTGAAAATGTTATTTCACCTGGGGATGTATTAGTAGATGAACCGATTCGCATAAAAGATTCTGCGCCAAAAAGTTCTGTCTTCAACCGTTCTGGTAGAATCCCATTAAATGATCTAGAAGCGATTGAACGTTCATCCAATGTTTATATGTTTAAGACTGCATATGGTTTAGCAGGACGGACTTATAAGGAAAATCAATCTATTAGTTTTGGTCCAGAGGCATTTCAAAAAATGCGCAATGGTTATGCACAATTAGGATTGGGTGTCCCGACAGGAATAGATTTACCTGGAGAAGTGACTGGTGTAATTGGTGGAGTAGAAGATGGGAAATTACTTGACTTAAGTATTGGGCAATACGATACGTATACACCATTACAACTTGCACAATTTGTCTCCACTATTGCAAACGGGGGCAAACGTATACAACCACGTGTTGTAAAAGAAATTAGAGAACCATCTGCGGATGGTGTGAAAATGGGGAAAGTAGTAAAAGAGTTTCAACCAAATGTTTTAAATACAGTTGATAATTCGCAAGAGGAAATCAATCGTATGCGTCAAGGTATGCAAAGAGTATATTCCGGAGCGAAAGGAACAGCTCGTTCAGCCTTTGGTACAGCACCGTTTAATGGCGCTGGAAAAACAGGTACAGCTCAATCATTCTTTTATGATGCTACTATAAAAAATCCTAAAGAACGCAATATTAGAACAGTTAATTTAACTCATATAGGATTTGCGCCATATGATAATCCAGAGATTGCATATGCTCTTGTTATTCCTCATGCATCCTTAGAGTCCAGTTACAAAACGAATGTTTCTACTGGTATTGCACGTCAGCTAGTAGATAAGTATTTTGAAATACAACTTAAAAATGGTGCATTAAAGGATAGTGAAGAGGCAATGCCGATTCCAACTATAAAACCAGCCTTTACAAATGAAAAAATTGATGAAGAAGAAACGAACAACTAA